The genome window ATCATCTgtgattgtgttgtttttctaaaTCCATGGACTTGACATTGGTATTGTGCACTTTATTCAATCACATTACAAACCAGACCCAAATGTAACACAAATGTAAATAAAGCCCGTTTTCTAAAAATATGCTATTtgaattaacatatttttgacaATACCATGGGTAAATAGATTGTTAAATGTCTTGCGGATATTGTTCAAACTGTCACAGATTGAACTAAAAAGGTATATACTCGTAAATATGCGACcattttttaaaagataaaatgAAGTTCTTAAACCTTAGAGAATTTCATTCACTTTAAATCCCATTTAACTACTTAATAGGCTTCGATCTAAGTAATACAGCTAAATGAACTTATTTTGTTGGTGATCTTAAAGTATAAGATTAAGGCTGCTAAACTATCTAGCAGAAATAAAGCCCTTTTTCAAGTACTTATTGTTACGTCCCATCAAAATATGTGTACTCCTTTATACTTGTTAGTATGATCCGCTAATATAGCTGAATTACCTTAATATGTaggtcacaggtggttagcagGTTGATATGattttaattagtgaaaacatcattttgaatgataaataatcaaataataaagaaaaaataaacttttctgaaaaacaaatatatatatatataatatatatatataactcaaGAAAATCTATACTGATACGTTTTGCTAATTTCTGCcctaaagcatttaaacttagagccgaaaatttATAGATAAGTTTTTTAACCAGAATTGgaattttgtatatattatctAGCCGCATTAGTTTTCGCAACCAATTACGGATTTTTACATCCatttaactttgttaaaaagtaataaagagccttctcttacatattacattctcacaaaaatcatatattagtaaaaatgcataaacaaaattgttgttattgtgTCGCATGAGTATTAATGTGTATTGATTATTGCTATATTGTTAttgtgacgatgagctgtatatgcttaagtcgaaaataaactttctgttctgttctataacaAGGCACTAGTATCCAAcacaaaatcacccgaaaacgggttGCATTGCTTTCAACAGCCATAAATTCATCAGTTGTGcaggacctcgataccataattcaataagacgtattaaaaaacatttttaccgtGCTTGCCGTCACATTATGTATCAAAACTGTcaagcgccgtttgaaacctttgtttacatacatttcaactaaccgacattttaaacacacgagtgatttcattgttccaatgcgaaggtgtgtctttacacctgaagatttcattcatgaattgGGTCTGATCGCTGACAAATAGGtaacgcgagttgtgtatcgtgttatttctttaaatttgaccaagcatttgtaaaaaatattacaatatatgtacatttctagaacggaaattcatttatgcgtttaattgattaagttatggctgttcaaagcgatgcacccagTTTTCGGTTGATTTTGAATTGGataccttgttttatatatatatacatatatatatatatatatatatatatatatatatatatatatatatatatatatatatatatatatatatatatatatatatatatatttgatagtgaaaaatttatttttcaaaaaagttggtTTAATAAttctaatttgattatttatcattcaaaatgatgttttcacaaaTAAATGGTGTAGGTGATCGCACATATATGTCGCTGAAACAACTAGTTTGTTTTAGTTCAGAACAGGTTAACTTGGTTATCTATACGCAAATGCGCTATAAAACAATACTATGATGtcgtatattttcatttaaatgcgCGATTTTTTAGAATCGAATATGAATGTTACGGTGacgttgaaaaaaatatttcttaacgCTTTCAACACACTCACTATTTTTAGAAAGTATATGCATAAACAGCCGAAATGTACATTGTTTGAATGCTTAGCTATATACAGGGTAATGTGCCCGTTTTCCgatatgcattttaatttataccatattattttgttccGTATCAATATTTGTTCACATGTGTGTTACATCGAGTCTTTCCGGTCcgttctaaaaataatttaaacacgaATACCCGAAAGCCAGATGTTTAATGATGTATTTAATAACATTGactttttattgatttaatatgtgCACAATCGAAATCATTTTCAAATCATGACACATGAGTGGTACCacatagttttaaaataaaaaaatgtaatgtttatgttCGCTCTAGGGGGACAGTGGGTCGCTAACAGTATTGACATGTACCCCTCCTCATGGGTGGacgcaaataaaatatgtttgtccAACGCAACTTTGCCTGCGACAGTGGCCAGTGTATTCAAAGCAAATTTTAGTGATGCATTGAATCAAGTTCACTGGACAGGCGTCATTCGGACAAATACAGTGCTGATGGCAGACGATGCAGGTACACACAATAGCTGGGGATGAGTTGTCTATTTGCCGTAAATCATATACTTGTAAAATCTCCTATTGCACCTAAGAACTATCGTCAATATGGTACACTAAATAATAAACAACAGATTCACAGTGATATttgaacagcatatttatttaataatatggGCAAAGTCATTTCCAGATGATACTTCCAGATTAATTCAATACATTACTttgatttgtttctatatttattaGAAGCTCATTAACTGAAAAATTAATTTGTCAACAACGAAATGCAAACTTAAAACGTAAAGTTATGTACACAAATCTGAATGATTTACTTGCAACAGCAGTACACCAATATATGCatatttaacaaagatttatttgAATTATGCGACAAGTGCAGTCAATGCATGCAGGATTTATCTTGTCATTACATGTGTGTATATGTGTTACAATAAGTATTCAAATACCAATAATCTATTTTTGTATTTCGGTTCAGATTTTATTACCACGCATGGAAAAACTACTTATGCCTTCATGACAGATAATGGAAAAATATATTTCGAAGAACGTGGGTATAGAAGCAGTCTGTGTACAGCAAGTAAGTTATGCATTATAGTGAGGTGTCAACAGGTGAACACGCTGGATATGTTAAACCTTCGCATTAAACGTCATCTCCACGAACTTGACCATACGAATACGAAGCGTCACTTGTTTTGTTTCTACGAAAGGAATCTTGTTTTCACTATGACTATCCGCAAGTGAAATATGGAAGTTTTACAATGTCACAAATATATTGTAAACCTAATGTAACGGTTGTCATACTTACAAACGCATGATCGCCTTGAAGGGATGAATGGGCAAACACCATATGTTTCCCAACATGTTAGTATATAcataatattgaaatcaaatatataatatactgcAATACAGTTGTGTTTATTCACTTGATGTAAATTACGTGGGGACAGTAGCCTAGTGGTAGAATGCTGGTTtagggatcggaaggtccctgTTTCGAATTCCGCTGggggcactggatttttctgagcaaaaaaataatcccacgcttgctcctctcctcCTTTCAGGTGtgtaaatgggtacctgtgagggaaataagtcaatttGCCGTGGCTGCCTTCGGCGCAATATGTAAACgaacgacttaaatcccagtgatcggggggttaatgtcaacgtcggctgaagatgcatacgTTATCGAAGCAGACTGTAAACCGCACCTTTTTTGCATGTTGCCTTCTGTTGTTTCTTTAAAGTCGTTTAGACGAGTAAAGCTCACCACACAATACTGAAATCCACACACCGTTTCTAATTAATCGAGAAGCGGATTGGGAATTATATCATTCTAcctattttatattaaacatagaatattaaaatatgtatcgtCGGTGAACTTTGGgaaattttcataaattgtttgaaatgaaataaattactgATACACATGAATGCAACCAATCAACATTTAGTGAAGCCGATAAACTTGAACAACAAAGAACTTATACAATGTAGCATTTTACATTTGCCTGAAAACAACAAGTACAAACGATGTTGAAAATTGCAAACTGTTATCAAAAAGACAAGTTTGATTGACACAATATTGATTTATAGGCTATAACACAAAATAGTATGACTAATGACAGAGAAGATTGGTTTGATACCTGCCCATTTGTATTTACCGTTGAATTCAGTTTGCATTTGAATCTGATATTAAACGCAAATGTATGTTTTCCTTGTTCATTGAAAACCTCaaaataagtaaacaaatatcattttcagCGGCAGCAGCAACAACAAGACCAACGTTTCACTTTTCAACAACAACGAAGCTGTCCGAAGGTAGCTTATACAAACTATTATGCCAAACCACATAGCATTTGTGACAATATATTATGTGTACACTAAAACtcaatttattaaaatcaaaaattgtttccaaaactaaaaaataattaattttagatATTATGTTTAAGATTGAATTAATCATTGAGCAATACATAATATACAACATGAATGAATCAGTGCGATAGATACTGGCCTTttacattgttttattgcaaAAGGAATTGAAACGACCTCATCAACTCAAAGTAATCCTAGCCCTGTCAGCCCTACAATCAGTGATTCGACGCTCACGGAGTCATTTACCAGTCATCAAGAACTAAAACAATTCGATAACGTGTCTGAACGTACGTCATTCTTTCTTATCAGTCgattattatcaatattgtttttgattttattgttaCAGTAAATTGTACACGCAATCTTACTTACAAATTAAACAGCGCATGCGTGATTGTAACGTTAAATGTGTGTTCGTTATAttcgtttaatatttattttttcagagtCTCCTAAATCCTCAGCCGTAGGAATAGGCATCGGCGTTTCTGTTGCAGTAATTTGTTTAGTGGTGGCCACGATTACCATTATCGTCCTGAAGAAAAGGTTTGTTTTTCGTATGTGTACATGATTTAGTATATGTCATTTTGCAGTCGAGATTAAATATTGTAATGAATCCATAAAATTTCCAGGAGGTGGTATATATAAGAATTGAATGTTAATACTGTTCTTGGGCCACTACATGACGATATGAATTAGGTTAAATGCCAGATAAAAGTGCATATAATTTGCTCAAAtggtattatgttttaacaaacaaTAGTTGTTTACTGCAATGTGCGAAGCAAAATATATGTACCATAACGCAAAAATAGTTGGAATGAGACGCAAGCACTACTCCacgatttaataaaacaaatatgtttttacttAATAGTATTTGAGCTGAATCTCCTTCATTTGATATCGCGATAAAATGCGTaaatttaaaatacttttatcttTAAAATCGGCCAGTAGAAAAACACACGGAAAACAGCGGTCAATATTCAGGATAAGTTCGGCCAATACGGGTTTACATTTGTGGATGCCGTTTTAAAGCCACTCATATTTGATCGACTTTGtagttttattgaaatgtttttcaTAAACATTATGATAAACAGTTTTAGAGCCTACCGAAAAGATCAAATAAAATTATGAGGGTTAAGACGCTAACACGCCTTTACAGAATGAGAGAATAAGCTTCCTTGAATTTTGTTAAGTCTGTTAACATCATTTATTAgctcatttattttttgaaaaaaaaagagcttttgtcatcacctttgcgtcggcgtcagcgtccggttaagttttgtgtttaggtccatttttctcataaagtatcaaagctattgcattcaaacttggtacatttaCTTACTATCACGAGGGGagtgggcaggcaaagttagataacgctggcgtgcattttgacagaattatgtgccctttttatgcctagaaaattgaaaatttggttaagttttgtgttttggttcacatttctcataaagcatcaaagctattgcattcaaacttggttcacTTACTAACGATGATGAAGGGacagggcaggcaaagttagataactttggcgtgcattttgacagaattatgtgccctttttatacttagaaaattgaaaatttggttaagttttgtgtttaggtcacaTTTATTCCTAAActttcaaagctattgctttcgtacttgcgacacttacttaactatcataaggggactgtgcaagcaaagttatgtaactctgactggcatttttacagaattatggcccctttatgcttagaaaattgaaaatttcgttaagttttgtgatttgttccgctttactcctaaagtat of Dreissena polymorpha isolate Duluth1 chromosome 15, UMN_Dpol_1.0, whole genome shotgun sequence contains these proteins:
- the LOC127860331 gene encoding uncharacterized protein LOC127860331 isoform X1, with the translated sequence MFMFALGGQWVANSIDMYPSSWVDANKICLSNATLPATVASVFKANFSDALNQVHWTGVIRTNTVLMADDADFITTHGKTTYAFMTDNGKIYFEERGYRSSLCTATAAATTRPTFHFSTTTKLSEGIETTSSTQSNPSPVSPTISDSTLTESFTSHQELKQFDNVSEQSPKSSAVGIGIGVSVAVICLVVATITIIVLKKRGLLPCKLGADKKQPAVEKVAFEENITYTKGLDDTVKNHNYFILEKGSLSVNENIDDYNTQCESNHENGEDGTYNSIEDTEEPYKHFKDNNGEYDYTTNNLTSGSNTRKPDNVYNKLKLNRPGDYNHVDGREHNVTQSGNDYDIKSPVVAPSNADVSDYNHITHPVEGNVDYDINTGRKVKLAPSDASGYAHVKI